A genomic stretch from Hemicordylus capensis ecotype Gifberg chromosome 1, rHemCap1.1.pri, whole genome shotgun sequence includes:
- the LOC128327952 gene encoding uncharacterized protein LOC128327952, whose protein sequence is MVGCNNSVWSRLKEASPSCLQLRCICHSLALCIQRAASKLPSNIGFLLSEIPGWFCHSDLRREAYKQLFRATNTATEFKPARTAPLPFEKPSLMQWLVRAKLMFNILMNWEELRAYFTTVELAQSMLDIQFKARLLKEMLWDYKNYLFFEFATPVVQEFERLNSLFQKTKAHELCKQLFLHHESLQNRLYDARGQKKNIHEVDFGVKFLTVCNKFLQQKNNCAEAHLEIDNVKGSCLCMLEEALRDTFGNLSKLSPVIVLNQASRPRFSELPFVQLHAGNDVSTIEEQYRKLPRVAWNEEAQFEKDGLPTDTEQFWLGVL, encoded by the coding sequence ATGGTTGGGTGCAACAACTCTGTGTGGTCAAGACTAAAAGAAGCATCTCCTTCCTGTCTGCAACTCAGATGTATCTGTCATTCGCTGGCACTGTGCATTCAACGTGCAGCATCCAAGCTGCCATCAAATATTGGATTTTTGCTGTCAGAAATACCCGGTTGGTTCTGCCACAGTGACTTAAGGCGAGAGGCATACAAACAGTTGTTCAGAGCGACGAACACAGCCACAGAATTCAAGCCAGCTcgaactgcccccctcccctttgaaAAACCTTCACTTATGCAGTGGCTTGTGCGTGCAAAGCTCATGTTCAACATTTTGATGAACTGGGAAGAGCTGAGGGCTTATTTTACTACCGTTGAACTAGCCCAATCAATGTTAGACATACAATTCAAAGCAAGACTCCTGAAGGaaatgctgtgggactacaaAAATTACTTGTTCTTTGAGTTTGCAACACCTGTTGTGCAGGAATTTGAAAGACTGAACAGCCTTTTTCAGAAAACCAAAGCTCATGAACTGTGCAAACAACTATTCCTACACCATGAGAGTCTTCAGAACAGATTGTATGATGCCAGAGGACAGAAAAAAAATATTCATGAAGTTGATTTTGGTGTCAAATTCTTAACTGTATGTAATAAGTTCCTGCAGCAGAAGAACAACTGTGCTGAGGCTCATCTGGAAATAGACAATGTCAAAGGAAGCTGCCTGTGCATGCTGGAAGAAGCTCTCAGAGATACATTTGGAAATCTATCAAAATTGAGCCCTGTAATAGTTTTGAATCAAGCTTCAAGGCCTAGGTTTTCAGAGTTGCCCTTTGTACAGCTGCATGCAGGAAACGACGTCAGCACAATTGAAGAGCAGTACAGAAAATTGCCTCGTGTTGCCTGGAACGAAGAAGCTCAATTTGAGAAAGATGGACTCCCAACAGACACTGAACAGTTTTGGCTGGGTGTACTTTAG